The following is a genomic window from Quadrisphaera sp. RL12-1S.
GTGCATCGTGGAGGTGTAGTTGTCCAGCTGCAGGTAGCGCGAGAGGAAGTCGCGGGCTGCGGTGCGGGCCGCGGCCTCGTCGGTGCTGTCGTCCTGGAGGACCACCGTCTGCTCGGGCGCCACGAGCACGCCCTCCCCCAGCGCCTGGCGCATCTGCTCGCTCTGGGAGGGCACGGTCAGGTACGGGTGCGTGCCGACGGCGCGGGCCGCGGACATCGCCAGCATCTTCGGTCCCAGCGCGGACAGCACCCGGGCCGAGGCCGGCACGCCGCGCTCGTCGAGCACGTCGAGGTAGCGGCTCATCGCCTCCAGCGGGCGCACCCGCTGCGGCGTGGCCTCGCGGTGGCCGGAGCCGATGCCCAGCAGCAGCCGGCCGGGGAAGCGCGCCTCGACGCGGTGGTAGGCGTCGGCCAGCTCCGCCGGGTCGGTCATCCAGATGTTGGTGATCCCGGTGGCGACGACGAGGGCGTCCGTGGCCTCCAGGAGCCGCTCGGCGGCGTGCAGGTCCGCCGGGGGTGAGCCGCCCAGCCAGAGGGTGCCGTAGCCGAGGCGCTCGGCCTGCGCCGCCAGCGCCGGGTCGGTGTCGGTCGCTCCACGCCAGACGCCCACGGCGCCGAGACGGTCCTGCCAGGTCATGGGACCAGCCTGCGGCCGGAGCCGAGCCGCGGCCACCCGTCGCGCCGTCGTGGTGCGGAGGTTGATACGCAGGCCCGGGTGCGGAACGATCGGGAGCCCGGCGTCGAGGAGGACCCGTGCTCCCCCAGTTCCCGCTCCCCACCTGGATCGACGGCTCCGCCAGCGCGGTGCCGCTCATGGCCCTCATCGGCTGGGCCGCCTTCGTCGTCCTGCTGGTGGTCGGTGCCGTGGCCGCTGCGCGCGAGCTCGCGCGCCGCCGCCGGGTGGCTCTCGCCCACGCGGTGGCCGAGGGCCGGGCCGGCGCGGCACCCGAGCGCGCGGGGCGCCGCGTCAGGCGGTGAAGCGCACGAAGGAACGCAGCGACCCGTAGGGCGCCTCGCCGGCCTGCGTGAAGCCGAGCGAGGCGTAGAACGCCCGCTGGCCCGGCTCGTCGTCGGTGAGCAGCACCTGCTGGCGCACGCCGCCGAACGGCCTCAGCACCGCGCGGACGAGGGCCGTCCCCACGCCGCGGCGCTGGTGGTCGGGGTGCACCAGCAGGTCCTGCAGGTAGACGATGCTCACCCCGTCGGAGACGACGCGGGCCAGCCCCGCCAGCTGCTCGTCGCGGCGAGCGACGACGACGCGCGTCGACCCGGCCAGCGCCGCCGCCAGCTGCGCCGGGTCGTCGGCGTACGCGCTCCACCCCACGGCGCGGTACAGGTCGACGACCTCGGCGAGGTCGGTCCCCGCGAGGTCGAGGTCGGGGCCCCCGTCCGCCCCCGCCAGGTAGACCGACGGCTCCGCCTCCCCGCGGAGCTCGGCCTGGTGCTCGCGGTGCACCACGCGCTGACGCGCACCGTCGTCGAGAGCCGCGACGACGGCCGGGTCGTCGTCGCGGCCGAGCACCTCGACGACGTCGTCGGTGAGGTCGTCCTGAGCGGCGAGGTACCACCGCTCCACCCGTGAGCCGTGCCGGGCCAGGCGCAGGGCGCGCTCGTGGTCCCAGGGGAGCCCGTCCCTCGGTGCATCGCGACGCTCCACCGCCAGGTGCAGCGAGCACGGCGCCGCGAGCGCCCGCAGGTGCTCGGGGGGCGGCGCCCAGGGGTGGCTGCTGGCGTTGAGCGACACCTCCACGTCCGACGTCGTCCAGCCCGGCCAGTCGAGCCGGTCCGGGTCGACCTGGTGCACGAGGGGCCGGCCGGGTCCTGCGCTGCCCAGGTGCCGGGCGAGGAGGGTGAAGGCGCCGTGGACGACCTCGCGCTCCCCCTCGGTGAAGACGCTGAGTCTCGGTGGGTGCGCGGAGGAGTGGACGCTCCACTCGCGGTGGCTGGGACAGGTCCATCGGCCTCCGCTGCGCTCACGCACCCAGCCCGCCTGCTGGAGGCCGGCGGCGAGGCTGTCGGCGTGGTCGAGGAGGCCTGCGGTCACCGCCGCCCGCAGGAGGTCCAGCACCGGCCCGGGGACGTCAGGAGCGGTGAGCAGCGCTCGTCCGATGGTCATCCCGTGATCCTCGCGGACGACGCGCCAGCTCAGTAGGCCATGTCCATCACCGCGCGGACGTCGGCGAGCGTGGCGTCAGCCACCTCGTTGGCCCGCGCGTTCCCCGCGCGCAGCACCTCCAGGAGGGCCCCCGGGTCGGCGACGAGCTCCGCGCGGCGCCGCCGCAGCGGACGCAGGTGCTCGTTGACGACGTCGGTGACCAGCACCTTCAGCGCCCCGCCGCCACCGCTGCCCACCTCCTCGGCCAGCGCCTCCGGCGCGCGCCCTGACAGCAGCGAGGCGAGCAGCAGCAGGTTGGCGACCTCCGGGCGGCGACGGGGCTCGTAGG
Proteins encoded in this region:
- a CDS encoding TIGR03620 family F420-dependent LLM class oxidoreductase produces the protein MTWQDRLGAVGVWRGATDTDPALAAQAERLGYGTLWLGGSPPADLHAAERLLEATDALVVATGITNIWMTDPAELADAYHRVEARFPGRLLLGIGSGHREATPQRVRPLEAMSRYLDVLDERGVPASARVLSALGPKMLAMSAARAVGTHPYLTVPSQSEQMRQALGEGVLVAPEQTVVLQDDSTDEAAARTAARDFLSRYLQLDNYTSTMHRGGFTEADTALPGSDRLVDAIVVHGDAAALAAGVRAHLDAGADHVCVQVVPAGSDVAGALGALAGALGLTPRG
- a CDS encoding GNAT family N-acetyltransferase, producing the protein MTIGRALLTAPDVPGPVLDLLRAAVTAGLLDHADSLAAGLQQAGWVRERSGGRWTCPSHREWSVHSSAHPPRLSVFTEGEREVVHGAFTLLARHLGSAGPGRPLVHQVDPDRLDWPGWTTSDVEVSLNASSHPWAPPPEHLRALAAPCSLHLAVERRDAPRDGLPWDHERALRLARHGSRVERWYLAAQDDLTDDVVEVLGRDDDPAVVAALDDGARQRVVHREHQAELRGEAEPSVYLAGADGGPDLDLAGTDLAEVVDLYRAVGWSAYADDPAQLAAALAGSTRVVVARRDEQLAGLARVVSDGVSIVYLQDLLVHPDHQRRGVGTALVRAVLRPFGGVRQQVLLTDDEPGQRAFYASLGFTQAGEAPYGSLRSFVRFTA